The Streptomyces sp. NBC_01275 genome has a segment encoding these proteins:
- the cas2e gene encoding type I-E CRISPR-associated endoribonuclease Cas2e, giving the protein MPSMLVIATTAVPDHLRGALSRWTTEVVPGIFVGTVSARVRDQLWDNVTDVVGDGAAVLIHPAPTEQGYALRTAGTRRRVPMDFDGLTLIRMTALAEPPITAKRGQSAD; this is encoded by the coding sequence ATGCCGTCCATGCTCGTCATCGCCACCACCGCCGTTCCCGATCACCTCCGCGGCGCTCTGAGCAGATGGACCACCGAAGTCGTCCCCGGCATCTTCGTCGGCACCGTCTCCGCCCGCGTACGCGACCAGCTCTGGGACAACGTCACCGACGTCGTCGGCGACGGGGCCGCCGTACTCATCCACCCCGCCCCCACGGAACAGGGCTACGCCCTGCGCACAGCAGGCACCCGTCGGCGCGTGCCCATGGACTTCGACGGCCTCACCCTCATTCGGATGACTGCGCTTGCCGAGCCGCCAATCACGGCAAAGAGAGGGCAAAGCGCGGACTAA
- the cas1e gene encoding type I-E CRISPR-associated endonuclease Cas1e, whose translation MLPRIADSLSFLYLDMVRIVQDDTGVCAQIKTDAHRTDTVYIPTAALTCLLLGPGVSITTRALTTLARHGTSVVCTGAGAVRAYAGILPDSLTTHWLEQQVNAWSDPRRRLDVATRMYEKRFGEDTVPENTALAQLRGMEGQRMKALYRLLAQKHGIGRFRRNYHPDQWHQQDPVNLALSAANTCLYGIVHAALLALGCSPALGFVHTGTQHAFVYDIADLYKADTTLPLAFSLHQSAHPEQEARRKFREDLRLIRLLPRIVHDIQTLLTPGADSDDDSNERQDVRLVHLWDPKTGVLPAGVNYAPGGG comes from the coding sequence ATGCTCCCGCGCATCGCCGACTCCCTGTCCTTCCTGTACCTCGACATGGTCCGCATCGTCCAGGACGACACCGGCGTCTGCGCCCAGATCAAGACCGACGCCCACCGCACCGACACCGTCTACATCCCCACCGCCGCCCTCACCTGCCTCCTCCTGGGCCCCGGCGTCTCCATCACCACCCGCGCCCTGACCACCCTCGCCCGCCACGGCACCAGCGTCGTGTGCACCGGAGCCGGCGCAGTACGCGCCTACGCCGGCATCCTGCCCGACTCCCTCACCACCCACTGGCTCGAACAACAGGTCAACGCCTGGTCCGACCCCCGACGACGACTCGACGTCGCCACCCGCATGTACGAGAAACGCTTCGGGGAAGACACCGTCCCCGAGAACACCGCCCTCGCCCAACTACGCGGTATGGAGGGCCAACGCATGAAAGCCCTCTACAGACTCCTCGCCCAAAAACACGGCATCGGCCGCTTCCGCCGCAACTACCACCCCGACCAGTGGCACCAGCAAGACCCCGTCAACCTCGCCCTCTCCGCCGCCAACACCTGCCTCTACGGCATCGTCCACGCAGCCCTCCTCGCCCTGGGCTGCTCACCCGCCCTCGGCTTCGTCCACACAGGCACCCAGCACGCCTTCGTCTACGACATCGCCGACCTCTACAAAGCCGACACCACCCTCCCCCTCGCCTTCTCCCTCCACCAGTCAGCCCACCCCGAACAAGAAGCCCGCCGCAAATTCCGGGAGGACCTCCGCCTCATCCGGCTCCTGCCCCGCATCGTCCACGACATCCAAACCCTCCTCACCCCAGGCGCCGACAGCGACGACGACTCCAACGAACGCCAAGACGTCCGCCTCGTCCACCTCTGGGACCCCAAGACAGGCGTACTGCCCGCCGGCGTGAACTACGCACCGGGAGGAGGATGA
- the cas6e gene encoding type I-E CRISPR-associated protein Cas6/Cse3/CasE, whose protein sequence is MNARAALARIRLNPQHRAVQRDLRDAAEMHRTLMRLVPDNLGTSPRQSAALLYRLDETDTTSTLLVQAATLDLTHLPDGYGHSDVKDLTPMFHALKKNLAVRYRITVNPVKTQRLPLDRKGQRGQRIPLTGADADQWWTRRAAEAGLALHTLLPTPLTPTRHHTQGHQPTHHHLVRYDGTAAVTDPDALAHAILTGIGRAKSYGAGLLSLAPAA, encoded by the coding sequence ATGAACGCGCGCGCGGCCCTCGCCCGCATCCGCCTCAACCCCCAGCACCGAGCGGTCCAACGCGACCTGCGCGACGCCGCCGAGATGCACCGCACCCTGATGCGGCTCGTCCCCGACAACCTCGGCACGTCCCCCCGCCAGAGCGCCGCACTGCTCTACCGCCTCGACGAGACCGACACCACCAGCACCCTCCTCGTCCAAGCCGCCACCCTCGACCTCACCCACCTGCCCGACGGCTACGGCCACAGCGACGTCAAAGACCTCACCCCCATGTTCCACGCCCTCAAAAAGAACCTCGCCGTCCGCTACCGCATCACCGTCAACCCGGTCAAAACCCAACGCCTGCCCCTCGACCGCAAAGGCCAACGCGGACAGCGCATCCCCCTCACCGGCGCGGACGCCGACCAGTGGTGGACCCGCCGCGCAGCCGAAGCCGGACTCGCCCTCCACACCCTGCTCCCCACCCCCCTCACCCCCACACGCCACCACACCCAAGGCCACCAGCCCACGCACCACCACCTCGTGCGCTACGACGGCACCGCCGCCGTCACCGACCCCGACGCCCTCGCCCACGCCATCCTGACCGGCATCGGACGCGCCAAGTCCTACGGAGCCGGCCTCCTCAGCCTCGCCCCCGCCGCATGA
- the cas5e gene encoding type I-E CRISPR-associated protein Cas5/CasD, giving the protein MSGLVLRLAGPLQSWGERSAFLLDRDTAPFPTRSAMIGMFAAAEGVPRHDTAALERYEDLEFTVRVDRPGTRLVDYHTAGGGKPRDETAATSGGSNKGAAVITHRHYLTDAVFVVAVTGPDTTTDHIAQALHQPHWAPYLGRRSCVPDEPLLLRTRADDPAAELLHHVPLSPDPARPAPHDGTVPIAFLRERPPLSAQDEADVVTVQDVPRSFDPHGRRHDRRRLHRTVEHLPARLAASPHALHDRLIDYATKETAA; this is encoded by the coding sequence GTGAGCGGGCTGGTCCTGCGGCTGGCCGGACCCTTGCAGTCCTGGGGCGAACGCTCGGCGTTCCTCCTGGACCGCGACACCGCCCCTTTCCCCACCCGCTCCGCCATGATCGGCATGTTCGCCGCCGCCGAAGGCGTCCCCCGCCACGACACCGCGGCTCTGGAACGCTACGAAGACCTGGAGTTCACCGTCCGCGTCGACCGGCCCGGGACCCGGCTCGTCGACTACCACACCGCCGGCGGCGGGAAGCCCAGGGACGAGACCGCGGCCACCAGCGGCGGCAGCAACAAAGGCGCCGCCGTCATCACCCACCGCCACTACCTGACCGACGCCGTCTTCGTCGTCGCCGTCACTGGCCCCGACACCACCACCGACCACATCGCCCAGGCGCTGCACCAGCCGCACTGGGCGCCCTACCTGGGCCGCCGCTCCTGCGTCCCCGACGAGCCCCTCCTCCTGCGCACCCGGGCAGACGACCCGGCCGCGGAACTGCTCCACCACGTCCCCCTGAGCCCGGACCCGGCACGGCCGGCACCCCACGACGGCACCGTCCCAATCGCCTTCCTCCGGGAACGCCCACCCCTGTCGGCACAGGACGAGGCCGACGTCGTCACCGTCCAGGACGTGCCCCGCAGCTTCGACCCCCACGGCCGCCGCCACGACCGGCGCCGCCTGCACCGCACCGTCGAACACCTCCCCGCCCGCCTCGCCGCCAGCCCCCACGCCCTCCACGACCGCCTGATCGACTACGCCACGAAGGAGACCGCCGCATGA
- the cas7e gene encoding type I-E CRISPR-associated protein Cas7/Cse4/CasC encodes MSLFLDLSAVQSVPAANLNRDDLGSPKTVRYGNASRVRVSSQSWKRVIRHGVEEDLGEKAARTRQVPVKVRQALQAQGWPEELAEFAGAQVAASAGKKGIGTEKGGHTSVLLFLPESGLEELVEVCVEHRDALEQNLGKKKPPALLPADRIEEILKRRTASISLLGRMLAELPGANVDGAAQVAHAFTTHAAEPQRDYFTAVDDWLGAADTGSGHLDTSEFSAGVFYRYATVNVDDLLANLGGDRKAARTVLGSFAEHFLLSLPQAKKNSTAPHTVPDLAYLAVRTQRPLSLAAAFETPVKDKDGQGGFARASRAALAAYAGSLNRLTGDRHRPFHGHAAVDDPTADLAALGTAHESFYGLIDAALDAALPAGGQA; translated from the coding sequence ATGTCCCTGTTCCTGGACCTGAGCGCCGTCCAGTCGGTACCGGCCGCCAACCTCAACCGCGACGACCTCGGCTCGCCCAAGACCGTCCGCTACGGCAACGCCTCCCGGGTCCGCGTCTCCAGCCAGTCCTGGAAACGCGTCATCCGCCACGGCGTCGAGGAGGACCTGGGGGAGAAGGCCGCCCGCACCCGGCAGGTGCCCGTCAAGGTCCGCCAGGCGCTCCAGGCACAGGGGTGGCCGGAGGAGCTGGCGGAGTTCGCCGGTGCGCAGGTCGCCGCGAGCGCCGGGAAGAAGGGCATCGGGACGGAGAAGGGCGGCCACACCTCGGTCCTGCTGTTCCTGCCGGAGAGCGGGCTGGAGGAACTCGTCGAGGTCTGCGTCGAGCACCGGGACGCCCTGGAGCAGAACCTGGGCAAGAAGAAGCCGCCGGCGCTGCTGCCGGCCGACCGCATCGAGGAGATCCTCAAGCGGCGCACCGCCTCCATCAGCCTGCTCGGGCGGATGCTGGCCGAACTGCCCGGCGCCAACGTCGACGGCGCGGCCCAGGTCGCCCACGCCTTCACCACGCACGCCGCCGAGCCGCAGCGCGACTACTTCACCGCCGTGGACGACTGGCTCGGCGCAGCCGACACCGGCAGCGGCCACCTTGACACCAGCGAGTTCAGCGCCGGCGTCTTCTACCGCTACGCCACCGTCAACGTCGACGACCTGCTCGCCAACCTCGGCGGCGACCGCAAGGCCGCCCGCACGGTCCTCGGCTCTTTCGCCGAGCACTTCCTGCTCTCCCTGCCGCAGGCGAAGAAGAACAGCACCGCCCCCCACACCGTGCCCGATCTCGCCTACCTCGCCGTGCGCACGCAGCGTCCCCTTTCCCTGGCCGCCGCCTTCGAGACCCCGGTCAAGGACAAGGACGGTCAAGGCGGCTTCGCGCGCGCCTCCCGCGCTGCGCTGGCCGCATACGCCGGCAGCCTCAACCGTCTCACCGGCGACCGGCATCGGCCCTTTCACGGCCACGCCGCCGTCGACGACCCCACCGCGGACCTGGCCGCTCTCGGGACGGCGCACGAGTCGTTCTACGGCCTGATCGACGCGGCACTCGACGCGGCCCTGCCCGCCGGGGGACAGGCGTGA
- the casB gene encoding type I-E CRISPR-associated protein Cse2/CasB, with the protein MSTAPLSAASAPPAKEPRRSDGFVAYVLSLCENKRAQADLRTGLGRPVDRCNYLHRHLVRCLPERMHGDSRRAHYAVAALIAARPRSARLAEAERAEGVETAPSWFARPNLGASLAAAVNAQVIKPDSAEGDLHLFARQSSDALHLRLPALTRHLLGGGIAVDWAVLLEDLARWDRERDRIATSWLERYFRTLGPQDGDALGEDDTTTATFDLHEENI; encoded by the coding sequence ATGAGTACTGCACCCCTCTCTGCGGCCTCCGCGCCGCCGGCCAAGGAGCCACGGCGGTCGGACGGGTTCGTCGCCTACGTCCTGTCGCTGTGCGAGAACAAGCGGGCCCAGGCGGACCTGCGCACCGGCCTGGGGCGGCCGGTGGACCGCTGCAACTACCTCCACCGTCACCTCGTGCGCTGCCTGCCCGAGCGGATGCACGGCGACTCCCGGCGCGCCCACTACGCGGTGGCCGCCCTGATCGCGGCCCGGCCCCGGTCGGCGCGCCTTGCGGAGGCGGAACGGGCCGAGGGCGTCGAGACCGCGCCGTCGTGGTTCGCGCGGCCGAACCTCGGCGCCAGCCTGGCCGCCGCGGTCAACGCCCAGGTCATCAAGCCCGATTCCGCCGAGGGCGACCTGCACCTGTTCGCCCGGCAGAGCAGCGACGCCCTGCACCTGCGCCTGCCCGCGCTCACCCGGCACCTGCTGGGCGGTGGCATCGCCGTCGACTGGGCGGTGCTGCTGGAAGACCTCGCCCGGTGGGACCGCGAGCGCGACCGGATCGCCACCAGCTGGCTGGAGAGATACTTCCGCACCCTCGGCCCCCAGGACGGCGACGCCCTCGGCGAGGACGACACCACCACTGCGACCTTCGACCTGCACGAGGAGAACATCTGA